Part of the Pseudomonadota bacterium genome, GAATTGTTGTGGCTGACAGCCGGTATGCAAGTGATGGCAGATTCATAGAAAATGTGGGGACCTATAACCCGTTGACTGACCCTGCCAGTGTAACCATTGATAAAGAAAAGATCAAGGCATGGTATGAGAAAGGGGCAAAACCCACGAAGACTGTTCATAGCATATTCAAAAAAGAAGGGATCCTGAAGGAAGTAACTCAATAATCGATGGAGGGGAGCCGTGTTGAAAGAATTGATCGAATTTATCGCAAAAGCTTTGGTAGACAATCCTGATCAGGTAAGGGTTTCGGAGATTGAAGGCGAAAAAACATCCGTTATCGAGCTTAGTGTTGCCAAGGACGATCTCGGTAAGGTGATAGGCAAGCAGGGAAGGACCGCACGGGCCATGAGAACCATATTAAGCGCAGCTTCCACTAAGGTAAGAAAACGGGCGGTACTCGAAAT contains:
- the rpsP gene encoding 30S ribosomal protein S16, whose product is MSVKFRLSRYGKKKKPFYRIVVADSRYASDGRFIENVGTYNPLTDPASVTIDKEKIKAWYEKGAKPTKTVHSIFKKEGILKEVTQ
- a CDS encoding KH domain-containing protein — its product is MLKELIEFIAKALVDNPDQVRVSEIEGEKTSVIELSVAKDDLGKVIGKQGRTARAMRTILSAASTKVRKRAVLEIIE